The following proteins are co-located in the Hypanus sabinus isolate sHypSab1 chromosome 28, sHypSab1.hap1, whole genome shotgun sequence genome:
- the LOC132382520 gene encoding aromatase isoform X2, translating to MEMKEFAPDKNLLQMSQPAFQNATAEVVPRMASRATVPLLLLLGLLLIFLKLSQKKATLPGPSFCLGIGPLISYGRFLWMGIGSASNYYNEKYGGIVRVWIHGEETLIISRSSAVNHVMKKGHYISRFGSKHALQCIALTGPILQRTLAMTVESTRDHLEKLLGGNNNTTKVDVLLFLRAITLDIANRLFLRVPLHEGEIVAKVQKYFDTWQSLLLKPDIFFKFKCMYKKYEKAAQDLQDAVEELLLKKQQELRDTEKLHDITDFATDLIFAQTHGELTPDNVRQSLLEILIAGPDTMSVSIYFMLLLIAQHPEVEKKILEEIQTVTGKREVQNNDLQQLKILENFINESMRYQPVVDITMRKALKDDMIDGFLVKKGTNIILNLGRMHKDDFFLKPYEFSLENFTQSVPHCYFRPFGFGPRSCVGKYVAMVMMKGILVTMLKQFTVHSDNGNNLQNIKYIHHLSFHPNESQTLQMTFIPRNQAED from the exons ATGGAAATGAAGGAGTTTGCCCCGGACAAGAATTTGTTGCAGATGAGCCAGCCAGCCTTTCAAAATGCAACAGCTGAGGTGGTGCCTCGAATGGCATCGAGGGCCACAGTTCCTCTGCTGCTTCTCCTGGGACTGCTTCTCATTTTTCTCAAGCTCTCTCAAAAGAAAGCAACCTTGCCAG GTCCTTCTTTTTGCCTGGGCATTGGACCTCTCATCTCTTATGGTAGATTCTTGTGGATGGGAATTGGCAGCGCCAGCAATTATTATAATGAAAAGTATGGCGGGATAGTGAGAGTGTGGATCCATGGTGAGGAAACTCTTATTATTAGCAG GTCCTCTGCTGTCAACCATGTGATGAAGAAAGGTCACTACATCTCCAGGTTTGGAAGCAAGCATGCCCTTCAGTGCATTG ccctgaccgGCCCCATTCTCCAGAGAACTCTTGCGATGACTGTGGAGTCTACTCGTGATCACTTGGAGAAGCTGTTAGGAGGAAACAACAATACCACCAAAGTCGATGTTCTGCTCTTCCTGAGGGCCATAACATTAGACATCGCCAACCGTCTATTCCTCCGAGTGCCTCTGCATG AGGGAGAAATTGTGGCCAAAGTTCAGAAGTACTTTGACACCTGGCAGTCACTCCTACTGAAACCTGATATCTTCTTCAAATTCAAATGTATGTACAAGAAGTATGAAAAGGCTGC TCAGGATCTGCAGGATGCAGTAGAAGAGCTGCTACTGAAGAAGCAACAAGAACTGAGAGATACTGAGAAATTGCACGACATTACTGACTTTGCAACTGACTTGATTTTTGCACAG ACACATGGAGAGCTGACTCCAGACAATGTCAGACAGAGCCTGCTAGAAATTCTGATAGCAGGACCTGACACAATGTCAGTCAGCATCTACTTTATGTTGTTACTCATAGCGCAGCATCCCGAGGTGGAGAAGAAAATACTGGAAGAGATTCAGACTGTTACAG GGAAAAGGGAAGTGCAGAACAATGACCTACAGCAGCTGAAGATATTGGAGAACTTTATCAATGAGAGCATGAGGTACCAGCCGGTGGTGGACATAACCATGCGCAAGGCACTGAAGGACGATATGATCGATGGCTTCCTAGTGAAGAAGGGTACCAACATTATCCTTAATTTGGGCCGCATGCATAAAGATGATTTTTTTCTCAAGCCATATGAGTTCAGCCTGGAAAATTTTACCCAAAGT GTACCTCATTGCTACTTCCGGCCATTTGGCTTTGGTCCTCGATCCTGTGTGGGAAAATATGTCGCCATGGTAATGATGAAAGGTATCTTGGTGACAATGTTAAAGCAATTCACGGTTCATTCAGATAATGGAAACAACctacaaaatattaaatatattcaCCACTTGTCCTTCCATCCTAATGAATCACAGACTCTCCAAATGACCTTTATTCCGAGGAATCAAGCAGAGGATTAA
- the LOC132382520 gene encoding aromatase isoform X1, with the protein MEMKEFAPDKNLLQMSQPAFQNATAEVVPRMASRATVPLLLLLGLLLIFLKLSQKKATLPGPSFCLGIGPLISYGRFLWMGIGSASNYYNEKYGGIVRVWIHGEETLIISRSSAVNHVMKKGHYISRFGSKHALQCIGMNENGIIFNNNPSIWKQTRSYFAKALTGPILQRTLAMTVESTRDHLEKLLGGNNNTTKVDVLLFLRAITLDIANRLFLRVPLHEGEIVAKVQKYFDTWQSLLLKPDIFFKFKCMYKKYEKAAQDLQDAVEELLLKKQQELRDTEKLHDITDFATDLIFAQTHGELTPDNVRQSLLEILIAGPDTMSVSIYFMLLLIAQHPEVEKKILEEIQTVTGKREVQNNDLQQLKILENFINESMRYQPVVDITMRKALKDDMIDGFLVKKGTNIILNLGRMHKDDFFLKPYEFSLENFTQSVPHCYFRPFGFGPRSCVGKYVAMVMMKGILVTMLKQFTVHSDNGNNLQNIKYIHHLSFHPNESQTLQMTFIPRNQAED; encoded by the exons ATGGAAATGAAGGAGTTTGCCCCGGACAAGAATTTGTTGCAGATGAGCCAGCCAGCCTTTCAAAATGCAACAGCTGAGGTGGTGCCTCGAATGGCATCGAGGGCCACAGTTCCTCTGCTGCTTCTCCTGGGACTGCTTCTCATTTTTCTCAAGCTCTCTCAAAAGAAAGCAACCTTGCCAG GTCCTTCTTTTTGCCTGGGCATTGGACCTCTCATCTCTTATGGTAGATTCTTGTGGATGGGAATTGGCAGCGCCAGCAATTATTATAATGAAAAGTATGGCGGGATAGTGAGAGTGTGGATCCATGGTGAGGAAACTCTTATTATTAGCAG GTCCTCTGCTGTCAACCATGTGATGAAGAAAGGTCACTACATCTCCAGGTTTGGAAGCAAGCATGCCCTTCAGTGCATTGGTATGAATGAAAATGGCATCATTTTCAATAATAATCCTTCCATCTGGAAGCAGACACGGTCTTATTTTGCTAAAG ccctgaccgGCCCCATTCTCCAGAGAACTCTTGCGATGACTGTGGAGTCTACTCGTGATCACTTGGAGAAGCTGTTAGGAGGAAACAACAATACCACCAAAGTCGATGTTCTGCTCTTCCTGAGGGCCATAACATTAGACATCGCCAACCGTCTATTCCTCCGAGTGCCTCTGCATG AGGGAGAAATTGTGGCCAAAGTTCAGAAGTACTTTGACACCTGGCAGTCACTCCTACTGAAACCTGATATCTTCTTCAAATTCAAATGTATGTACAAGAAGTATGAAAAGGCTGC TCAGGATCTGCAGGATGCAGTAGAAGAGCTGCTACTGAAGAAGCAACAAGAACTGAGAGATACTGAGAAATTGCACGACATTACTGACTTTGCAACTGACTTGATTTTTGCACAG ACACATGGAGAGCTGACTCCAGACAATGTCAGACAGAGCCTGCTAGAAATTCTGATAGCAGGACCTGACACAATGTCAGTCAGCATCTACTTTATGTTGTTACTCATAGCGCAGCATCCCGAGGTGGAGAAGAAAATACTGGAAGAGATTCAGACTGTTACAG GGAAAAGGGAAGTGCAGAACAATGACCTACAGCAGCTGAAGATATTGGAGAACTTTATCAATGAGAGCATGAGGTACCAGCCGGTGGTGGACATAACCATGCGCAAGGCACTGAAGGACGATATGATCGATGGCTTCCTAGTGAAGAAGGGTACCAACATTATCCTTAATTTGGGCCGCATGCATAAAGATGATTTTTTTCTCAAGCCATATGAGTTCAGCCTGGAAAATTTTACCCAAAGT GTACCTCATTGCTACTTCCGGCCATTTGGCTTTGGTCCTCGATCCTGTGTGGGAAAATATGTCGCCATGGTAATGATGAAAGGTATCTTGGTGACAATGTTAAAGCAATTCACGGTTCATTCAGATAATGGAAACAACctacaaaatattaaatatattcaCCACTTGTCCTTCCATCCTAATGAATCACAGACTCTCCAAATGACCTTTATTCCGAGGAATCAAGCAGAGGATTAA